Proteins found in one Methanospirillum hungatei JF-1 genomic segment:
- a CDS encoding DUF5612 domain-containing protein, whose product MSEDNLKAVCIYARNQKGVLKEIAGTFADHNANIVMIHLETIHGRTEDVFDELYIEYEGEVHQDDLLSALQELSGVRDVIQHVSFGDIYGKRVIIIGGGAQVAQVAMGAVNEADRHNIRGERISVDTIPLVGEKTLAQAIDAVTRLPRVEILVLAGSIMGGAVSESVDRVKLAGIPVIALNMAGSVADHADLVVTDPIQAGVFAVMHVSTIAVFDVNRVRGKKF is encoded by the coding sequence GTGTCAGAAGATAATCTGAAAGCAGTTTGTATTTATGCCCGGAATCAGAAGGGGGTCCTGAAAGAGATAGCCGGGACCTTTGCAGACCATAATGCAAATATTGTCATGATCCATCTGGAGACGATACATGGCAGGACTGAAGATGTTTTTGATGAACTCTACATTGAATATGAAGGTGAAGTTCATCAGGATGATCTCCTCAGTGCCTTACAGGAACTGTCCGGTGTACGGGATGTCATTCAGCATGTTTCTTTTGGGGATATTTATGGAAAACGGGTTATCATCATCGGGGGAGGGGCCCAGGTAGCCCAGGTTGCCATGGGAGCCGTCAATGAAGCAGACCGGCATAATATCAGAGGAGAGCGGATATCTGTGGATACCATCCCACTTGTCGGAGAAAAAACGCTTGCCCAGGCGATTGATGCCGTGACCCGGCTGCCCCGGGTGGAGATCCTGGTTCTTGCCGGCTCAATCATGGGAGGAGCAGTTTCAGAATCGGTGGATCGGGTGAAACTTGCAGGCATTCCTGTTATTGCCCTGAATATGGCTGGAAGCGTTGCTGACCATGCCGACCTTGTCGTCACCGATCCCATTCAGGCAGGAGTGTTTGCCGTGATGCATGTATCTACCATAGCAGTATTTGATGTAAACCGTGTAAGGGGGAAAAAATTCTGA
- a CDS encoding L-threonylcarbamoyladenylate synthase codes for MNISLERALDVLMHDGLVVYPTDTLYGLGADALSDEAILKVFEAKGREYHKPISIAVSDPDMIGAVAYVDEMAEQFIEEFLPGPVTLILPARNILSTRLTAGTKKIGIRYPNHEVALELISRYDTPITATSANLSGGPDPVTIDLCNVPYDCAVNVGPLSGTPSTVVDLEFREIIRVGADIESVASFLAKWS; via the coding sequence CTGAATATATCATTAGAACGGGCATTAGATGTCCTGATGCATGATGGTCTGGTTGTATATCCGACAGATACCCTGTATGGTCTTGGAGCTGATGCCTTATCGGATGAGGCAATTCTGAAAGTATTTGAAGCAAAGGGCCGTGAATATCATAAACCCATCTCGATTGCGGTATCAGATCCTGACATGATTGGTGCGGTTGCCTATGTGGATGAGATGGCAGAGCAGTTTATTGAAGAGTTCCTTCCCGGACCGGTCACCCTCATCCTTCCTGCACGAAATATTTTATCAACACGGCTTACCGCCGGGACGAAAAAGATAGGAATCAGGTATCCGAACCATGAGGTGGCCCTTGAACTGATATCCCGGTATGACACTCCGATAACAGCAACCAGTGCCAATCTGTCCGGTGGTCCTGACCCTGTCACGATTGATCTCTGTAATGTACCGTATGACTGTGCGGTAAATGTCGGACCACTCTCTGGGACGCCCTCAACGGTCGTTGATCTGGAGTTTCGTGAGATCATCCGGGTTGGAGCAGATATAGAGTCAGTCGCATCATTTCTGGCAAAGTGGTCCTGA
- a CDS encoding DNA polymerase subunit beta, with amino-acid sequence MKPIRLRDFVRDTNGWYYAVATYDNTFTIGSVLRYIPDPAGDRTDGTGTRYRKVEFEEAYRLIAEHHPDWAGLVHRIPHDQITAVLKPDEAIEQIASTHPKVAQLIKALHLPPCTFGVTGSLLCGLGGENSDIDGVVYGPAFRHAQKQLVRAIQMGSVEELSEDLWKTVYRKRNPDTSYEEFILHEKRKLNRGQVDGTYFDLLYTRGYQDLPGFTMEKGTILGKRVIEAMVIDDQFAFDSPAVYEIDHPEISRVLSFTHTYTGQAFTGERLQAQGIVEKHGNEQWLVVGTTREAKGEYIRSLSLLEQEG; translated from the coding sequence ATGAAACCGATTCGACTTCGTGATTTTGTCAGGGATACGAATGGATGGTACTATGCCGTTGCAACCTATGACAACACCTTTACCATTGGATCGGTCCTGCGATATATCCCTGACCCGGCCGGAGACCGGACTGATGGAACCGGAACCAGGTACCGGAAGGTAGAGTTTGAAGAAGCGTATCGTCTCATCGCAGAGCATCATCCTGACTGGGCAGGTCTTGTTCACCGGATTCCGCATGATCAGATAACTGCCGTATTAAAACCGGATGAAGCGATAGAACAGATCGCATCTACTCATCCGAAGGTTGCACAACTGATAAAAGCCCTCCATCTTCCTCCTTGTACCTTTGGTGTGACGGGTTCTCTTCTTTGTGGTCTTGGGGGAGAAAATTCTGACATTGATGGGGTCGTGTATGGTCCAGCCTTCAGACATGCCCAAAAGCAGCTGGTCAGGGCCATTCAGATGGGTTCGGTTGAGGAGCTGAGTGAAGATCTCTGGAAGACCGTTTACAGGAAACGCAATCCAGATACCTCATATGAAGAATTCATCCTGCATGAGAAGAGAAAATTAAACCGTGGTCAGGTGGACGGGACATATTTCGACCTTCTTTATACCCGTGGATATCAGGATCTTCCAGGTTTTACCATGGAGAAAGGGACCATTCTTGGAAAACGGGTCATTGAAGCTATGGTAATTGATGATCAGTTTGCATTTGACAGCCCGGCAGTGTATGAAATTGATCACCCTGAAATCTCCCGGGTTCTTTCGTTCACGCATACATACACCGGCCAGGCTTTTACCGGAGAACGGCTCCAGGCACAAGGAATTGTTGAAAAGCACGGAAATGAGCAATGGCTGGTGGTCGGGACAACCAGGGAAGCGAAGGGAGAGTATATCAGATCCCTGTCACTTCTTGAGCAGGAAGGATAG
- a CDS encoding CRISPR-associated protein Cas4 encodes MTEPCYSKNPDNGIAISSLIRAFHCPRQYFFYKDIPSKPAIQYSICKLVSCAEKGSTEEELWYTLHMIHPEISEDKRHFLRDCLMAMEHAPVRPWTETDISVRSERAGIHGLLDKYHAQNGEYTLTRCTMAPKTGCWAEDAIRTAAFLLCIEEAGAVKTPGIYIEYVRSGIIRYYEPTPKDRRRVLHLIQQVKEIDNGEFPHKPLNPPCSRCRFSDRCAQNAPRRLSFLLKK; translated from the coding sequence ATGACCGAACCGTGCTATTCCAAAAATCCGGATAATGGTATTGCAATATCATCTCTTATCAGAGCATTTCATTGTCCACGGCAGTATTTCTTTTACAAAGATATCCCCTCAAAACCTGCGATACAGTACAGTATTTGTAAACTGGTCTCATGCGCAGAGAAGGGTTCGACCGAAGAGGAACTCTGGTATACTCTTCATATGATACATCCAGAGATATCAGAAGATAAAAGGCATTTCCTCAGAGATTGTCTCATGGCAATGGAACATGCTCCGGTCAGACCCTGGACAGAGACTGATATTTCTGTCCGATCAGAGAGAGCAGGAATTCATGGGCTCCTTGATAAATATCATGCACAAAATGGTGAATATACCCTGACCCGGTGCACTATGGCTCCGAAAACCGGGTGCTGGGCTGAGGATGCAATCAGAACTGCAGCCTTTCTGCTCTGCATTGAAGAGGCCGGTGCTGTGAAAACACCAGGCATATATATTGAATATGTCCGGTCAGGTATTATCAGATATTATGAACCGACACCGAAAGACCGGAGAAGGGTACTCCATCTGATTCAACAGGTAAAAGAGATCGATAATGGCGAGTTTCCCCACAAACCTCTGAATCCTCCATGCTCACGATGCAGGTTTTCGGACCGGTGTGCACAGAATGCACCACGACGGCTATCCTTCCTGCTCAAGAAGTGA
- a CDS encoding DUF3467 domain-containing protein: MASNEIQVTIPPNVEPVYSNMIQIAYKEDEFTFIFLHQIPGINQARGKAVVSISPNHAKNLLAVLQRTVGEYEQKFRTLEAPQDKQQNVTAMTGYS; this comes from the coding sequence ATGGCATCAAATGAAATTCAGGTAACTATACCACCAAATGTAGAGCCGGTCTACAGTAATATGATCCAGATAGCTTATAAGGAAGATGAATTTACGTTCATTTTTCTGCATCAGATACCGGGGATCAACCAGGCACGGGGAAAGGCCGTTGTCAGTATCAGTCCAAACCATGCAAAAAACCTCCTCGCCGTTCTGCAGCGGACCGTCGGTGAATATGAACAAAAATTCAGGACCCTTGAGGCTCCCCAGGATAAACAGCAGAACGTTACTGCAATGACCGGATATTCATAA